The Ascochyta rabiei chromosome 18, complete sequence DNA segment CACCCTCAACAAGGACAACGGATTGATCGACCAAATCACCGGAAACGTCAGCACCCCAGGTCCAAACACGCCGCGCAGCGACTTCCCTGGGAACTTCCAACGCGCTGTGTCTGCTGCCATCCAAGACTCCCGCCGACAGTGGCGCCATTTCAGAGAGTCGATCCGGCGAACGTACGGCACGGAGCGGGGCAACATCATCATCTGCGCCCTGGTTCGAGACAAGCCTGCTACCGACTGCTATGGACGCCGCGTCGCGATCCTGCGCGATGTTGTGAAGACTGCGAACAGGATCGCAGAGATGCAGATACCCATCCACACGTGGCTGTTGGAAGAGCTTGCAGACAAACCACACGACGAAGGCCCAGGAGAAGGGCTGACCGAGCAGAACTCGACGAAGAGCAGAGGATCAAGCGACGATCTGTATAGACTGCATCCCGACGATATCGACATGGACTGCGACACCAACACGAGCCCTGATCTTGGAGCAGCCTTGCGTGAACTTGTACATCATTCTTCGCCACTGCCGAACAACAAAACGGCCATAGTAGCCTTGACATGCGCCCGCAATGCCGACCTCGCAGAGCAAATCGCCCATGTATGGCACGCAGGGGACGAGGGCACACGAATGCACTTTGGAATCCTCCCCTCCAAAGGCCAAACCAAGTACGGACCCCAGCCACGGCACCAAAGCGTCCTGAGTGGCAGAGTGCGAGAAGACGACCTCATCACCGCCGTCCTCCGAACGGGCGGCACCTACAGCATCCTCCACAACCGCGAAGCCATACCGCGCTTCATCGACCACGTCATTTCGCGCGGCCTCACGCAGTACGACAACGCGCGCGACACGGCCACGCTCCTCCCCGCCGGCCTCTCCGTCCGCGACTACGTCACCCCCGATTCCGAACCGCGCCGCTACTCCTTCGACGCAAACTACACCGACAACGTCGTCATAGCCGTCGCGCCCACGACTCCCAAGCTCGCACTGCACGTCACCGTGCGCCATGTGCGGAAGAACATGGTGCTGAGCGAGCAGTACGTTGGACTTGGAGGCAACACATCGTTTCGAGCCGAGCTGGACATGGACGATATACCGCGGACGGATGCGTGGTTTGAGCTCGAGGTGGCTCACGTGCAGCGAGAAGGGTTGGTGGGGCGGGGGCTGTTCGAGGTCAGTATCGAGACGGAGCATGTTGGCTCGGGTGCGCAGCAGGATGGGCACGATGAGCTGTGAGGTATCAGACCACATCGATGTTCACAGCTCGGTTCGGTCTCCATGTACAAAGTTTGTTGTCCTGCCCTTCTCCACCTACGCTCCTTACGCCTGGTACCGGGTACCGTGGTATGGACAAGTGGCTCATGGAGGGTGTGGATGCCGAAGTGAAATGTGCTCATCACTACCTCCCATGCGTGGCTTTCTTTGTGTGATTCGTGTGCCTGGCACTGTAACAGTCGCGTGGATGATCGTCCTCTAGGCTTCGCCTGTTCGGCGGGAGGCCATTGAAGATGGTATCCCACAGTACCCACCTCTTCTGGCAGATCGACGTGCAGTTGGTCAGATACACAAAGTCTAGGCTCTCGCGATCCTGCCTCATTCGTTGTTGAGGCAAGCTTCCTTTCGTGGTGGTCGTGTTCAGCACGTGATGCGTCACTATTCATCTCGTACCACGGCTCGCTGCGAGTCACAATCTCTACTACAGGAGGGCTGGTTATCGTGCGTCTTACCCATGGCATGTGAAGCGAGCGTCGCCGCATGCATGTGCATGACTAACGTCGAGCAACCATGCACGGCGGACCGATTCAGACGACGCGATAGCGATGCTTTCGCCATGGCGGTGAGGCAATTACCTTCGTGTCGCAATGAGAGCGAGAACACGATGTTGcggtggcagtggcagtcGACGCTTTCCGCCCCTGAGCGCGCACTTGATAGGTCTGCGGCAATCGACGTTTGTTTAGAGTTGTACCGATCGGCAGGCTCCACCGCGGGAATGTTGACTGGCGCAGCGGTGGAAATGCCTCAAGCTTGCGGTTGGGACGGTCAGCTGGCGGTGCAAGCGGTTGAGTTGAGAATAATCAGAAACGAGTGTGCGGGGTGGAAAGGTAGCTGAGCGGACACAAGCTGCTGATCGGAGTGTGCATCCGATTTGGGTGGTGAAGTTCAAGGCAAGGTACACAACACAGGCTGCATGGTGGCGGGGACGGCATTGCGCAGGTCAGCCTAAGCATGCAGGCGGAATAAGCCAGTGTGGATTCAGACCTCCTTCCATGCGCTCTACACGCCATCAGATGCATCGTGCGAACTCGTCGAAAAACGTCAAAGCCGAAGCAATCCAAGTCGCACCGTGTTGCCAAGGCAGCGAGCCACAACCAACAGGAAGGTGGGTGGGGAGTGAGTGCAGCGGTGCCTGGATCCCTGGATCCCTGGATCCCTGGATCCATGGATCAGCGTGACGGCTGTGAGGGAGGAGCAAAGCCGACACACCCGAATTTAGCGGTCGGCGGCCCCGCACCGGCCTCTTTGATCGTCAGTCCTCATGACATGGCGCGTCTTGCATATGGTAGGTATGGGCCTTTGCACCGCTGTGTCTTGGACATCGTGACGTTTTGCACGTGCCACCAGGCTTCTCTGCCGGAATTCCAGACCGCCACCTATTCTAGACTCACGCTACTTTGCGAATGCCATCATCCACGCAAACGCGACGACGCTGAAGGACGTGTGGCATCGAGATCGGGGCGGACGTCAGCATCGAAAAGCGTCTTGGTCAAGGTGGGTCAGCATCGAAAAGCGTCTTGGTCAAGGTGGGTCAGCCTCGAAAAGCGTGCTGGTCAAGGTGGGTCGGCGAAGTGGGCATGTGGAAACAGCGTGTGTGGCAGACGACGCGGCGAAGAGAAACGTGAGCGTCTTGCTGTGAGGGAACAGGCTTGGCTGCGCTTTCTTGCGGCTGAACCGTCAGAAGTTACCGGTAGGTGCAGGCCCAAGGAGTCTAGAAAATGCCCTGCTGCTTCTTGCCGGCCCCACACATGGTCTCATGCAGGAGGCTGCAGACGTACTCAGATACTGGGAGCACTGCACACCTCTCCATTAAACAACATGGTGGTAACCAGCATGCTAGATATCATCGACTCTGCAAGTTGGGCGGTCTTATCGCACGAGAAGATGCAAGATTTCACAACAGGAAGTCAACAAGAAGTCAACAAGAAGTCAACAAGATGTCAACAAGATGTCAACAAGATGTCAACAAGATGTCAACAAGATGTCAACAGAAGTCAACAGCAAGTCAACAGCAAGTCAACAGCAAGTCAACAGCAAGTCAACAGCAAGTCAACAGCAAGTCAACAGAAGTCAACAGCAAGTCAACAGAAAGTAAACAGAAAGTAAACAGAAAGTCAACAGGAACCTGAGCAGTGGCTCGGCTGCGGCGAGCAGGATGTACGCGGTTGTCACTTGACAGGGGTCCAGTCCAATCCTCGTCATACAAAGCACGAATAGCGATATTGGCTTGTGTCATGGCGTCTTTGCTAACACCCATCTTGGCTGACATCTGGAACGCGTCAGGTCCTGGTCGGATCGAGCACGCGAGTTCCTGGACAGTCTGAATCCATGCTGCTTCAACGCCCAGAAGCTGTCAAGTCGTGATGGTACACACAGTGCTTCTTGTGCGCTATATATCATGTACTATCAAACAACGCAAGCTTGGAATCGACAACGTGCTCATTGGCGAGCACCTGCCGTCACAGGCTATTTCATGCAAGGGGCCGAAAGAGTGGTGACCCCTGAAAACCTGTGGCTTTCCCCAGACTTGGTTTGGTCGGCTCGGTTCTGGCGGTGTAGTGGAGCACGCTCACGGTTCAAAAATGGCTCAGCGCTAGCCCAGCCGGGTCATGTACTCATCTAAGATACTACGCAATGACTGGCGAGATCGTGATGCATGCATCACCCGTCGTGTCTGAGGCTGTCGTCAGGGCGCTATTTGTGCTGTTTCTGATCGGATGGTGTACCGGGGATCGTGAGGCCTTTCAAGGGATCTAGCCATGCGTCTGCTATAAAGCGATCGCTGACTGCCCCCTCCAAACAGCAATCAACACCAAGCTTCCATCCTTCAAGCCATTCAAAGCACTCTCCGTGCTCAAATCAAGACGCGATCGACTTGAAAGAACAATCTCCACACAAACCGGGACCTAGTCTTGACATTCATCATGCCTTCTCTTCCATTCAGCGCTTCTTCCTCGCCCGTATCTTCGCCCAGCTCATCGCCGGCGCCGTCGATAGTTCTTCATCCCGCATCGGGTATATTTGATCAACCAAACTAAAGCTTGTCATCTAACCTAGCATCAGGCGCTTCAGCAAGGAAGCCAATTCACACTTCGAAAGAGGACGCTGCGGACGCCTACCGCAACCGCTACGCACAATACCTCGCCTGCACCTTCAACATATCGATGCAAGCTGCGCTGGCCGAAGCCGACAATCTGTTGGCTCCCCAGCGTCGCTCATCGAGTGTCTCCGAGGCCGAGTCTCTACGAGAAATCTGAGCTGGTGACGGTGGATGTTCGACTTGATGACTTCTCTACGACCTTTACGAACTTGCATGGAAGGGTAGCCAGCATTGGGCTGGGGCGAAATGGCGCACTTCGACTGTTTGATACAATCTAAAAGCCTTTCGTTTTCTGTTGTGCACACTCGACATGGAAGCATCATGCTTCTGCTAACGTGACGTGTTTTAGACGGCGTGCTCCATGGACTATGATGGCTAGCTGAACGCTCACAGATGGCCGTGGGGTTGACATCCATCCAGGCCAACCCGGCACTTCTTGTGAGACCTACCAGAATCCTGGCTACGGTCAAAACGGCGTTGAATCGGAGTAGTGATGTTGGCTGCGCGTCTGTGGGAGCGATGCCAGCCTCGATGGTGGGCCAAAAATACCCACCTACCCCACTAGATGTGCCTGTCTGTGCCTGCCGCATGTGGAGTCGCCGACTCTCTGGACTTCTGGCGCTTTTGCCTATCGATAAGGTACGAGGCAGCTTCAACGACATCATGTCAACTCGCGCTTTCGTTCTAGCCATGCTGAATTGCTGAGAAGGCAGTGGATGGTCTGATCCCCACTGTGTTTGCGTCTCCAGTCGTACCGCTTACCCCTACCCCGCAAGCCGAGCATTGGTAAGACCTCAACATTTGACGACCTTCCTGATCCTTTCAACATCAGCGAAGATAACTGGTTACGAGGTGTATTACTCCGCATTCTTATCAGCCGCTTCTTTACGCCTCATTGGTGGCACCTAGATCTGTATCCGGAAATCTGGAGGACGCGTGGCGAGCATCAGCGTATCACATCTGACGTGCTTGTCCACGGAAGAGCCAAGGGCACGAGGGTGCTACAAGAACAGCATTGTGAGTGGCTCGCTCATGCAAGAACTAGGACTGACACGTTCAGAACTGGTACACTGTGTTGTCGGCTTGCGACATCAAGCACTGGACACACAGCTCATAACCCACGAACCGTACCACAAACGTGCATATATACCTGCAATGCCAACAATCGAAGTTACTCGGCGCTGAGGCCGTGCTACATCTCTATCGACGCAGGAATCCGGAAAGCGGCAGAGACGTCTTGGAGCCGTCAGCCAAGATTCTTGACATTTCGTAAAGGAACAAAGAAGCAACGACCAAAACATCGCAACACTGTACAGCGGGACTCTTTGCAACGAGCACAGTGCGTGGCTTCCCACGGCCAGAATCTTGCAGCGCACAATCTGCATGGGCTTCCATCAGACAATGTGCTGGCCTCGCGCTGATTGCAGGTGAGTGAGGCGTGAATGATGAGGACTACCAAGACCTCCCCACGCTTGGAAGGATCCACGTAGCTCGTAGCTCTCCCTAGCGTGTGTGACCCCGCCAATCTTGGTACGACAAACGGGTATAACTGCCACCCCCGCGAGCGCCCTTGTATGCTCTTCACCAAAGCCACACCACTGTGCCATCGAGTTATTGAATGGGTGAAACCGCACTGCCTATCGTCGAGGAGACCGCTCCCCAAGAAACTGAACCCCCTATAGGTGGTTTAAATGGGCTAAAGAATTCACACCATCAAAGGCAACATCAGCCGAATAGCGACGGCGCCTCCCCGCCTCCGCTTCACGCTCCGCACACCCTCTCCTTCGAAGAAGTTGCAGAGGCTCTGCGCGTAGACATCAAGTAAGCCCGGCAACACCCTCTCGCTCTGCTTCCAAGCCTGCTGACTACTGCACAGTCATGGACTCAGCACCACCGAGGCGGAATCCCGCCTTGGGCTCTATGGACCCAACAAGGTTAAGGGAGCTGAGGGGCTATCCATGTGGAAGATTCTCATGAGGCAGATCTCAAACAGTCTTACGTTCGTCCTCATCATCGTAATGGCCATAAGCTTTGGCATCGACGACTATATCGAAGGCGGCGTAATCACTGCAGTCATTCTACTCAACATCATTGTTGGTTTCTGGCAAGACTATCGTGCTGAAAAGACGATTGAGTCTCTTAAGAAGCTTACGGCTCCAGAGGCTACCGTCACTCGAAACGGCATACCTGATCAGAAGGTCAAGGCAATCGACCTTGTACCTGGTGACATTGTGCAACTCAACGTAGGAAGCATTGTACCTGCTGATCTCCGTCTCATCGACGGTGTCAACGCCTTCACCAACGAAGCCTTCCTCACAGGTGAATCTCTCCCTGTTGAGAAGACGCCCAATAAGAAGTTCGACGACGCCGACATGGCCACTGCTGACCGCACCAATCTCGCTTTCTCTGGAAGTGAGATGACGTCGGGTCGATGCCGCGGTATTGTCGTTGCAACCGCCATGGACACTGAAGTAGGCCAGATTGCGACCATGCTTCGTCAGAAAAAAGACGACAAGGCGCAGTCTCAAGGCTTCTTCGCTAAACTGGTTTGGAGATTTGTCAATGGCCTGAAGACCATCCTCGGCCTGGTAGGAACACCGCTCCAGATCACTCTCAGTAAATTCGCTCTTTTGTTGTTCGGTCTTGCCATCCTTCTTGCCATCATTGTCTTCTCCGCAAGCAAATGGGTGGTTGGTGGCGAGGTCCTAATCTACGGCATCTGTGTGGCTGTCGCGGTCATTCCGGAATCCCTCATTGCGGTTCTTACCATCACCATCGCAGTCGGCGGAAAGGCTATGGCCAAGGCCAATGTCATCACTAGGGTCCAGTCTGCCATCGAAGCTGTTGGAGGTGTCACCAACATTTGCTCTGACAAGACTGGTACTCTTACCCAAGGCCGCATGGTCTCAAAGAAGGCCCTCATCCCAGGTGTCGGAACATTCTCTGTGGATGGCATCACAGATCCATACAACCCAGGAAGCGGCCAGGTTTCTCTCGACGGCCAGGTACTCGGCTTAGATGCCTACAGACCTGATGCCGTCCTTGCTCGTTTCCTTCGCACTATCGCACTCTGCAACAACTCCAAGGTACTACCTTCGCAGGATACCGACCTCGAGATTCGAAGTGAGAGAAAGACTGGCCTCGACCGCTACGCCAGCGATAACAAGAGCGAGACTGACTCATCGACCATTGAGTCGATCTCACGACCGCCCACCGCTATTTTCAACAACCCTACGACTGGACCTTGGAAAGCACACGGCGAGCCGACTGAAATCGCTCTACATGTCCTTGCGTCCCGCTTCAACATGGGCAAGGAGAACCTGCTGGATTCGCTTAACGTCTCCCTCGCTACAGAGTTTTCTTTTGATTCGACGGTCAAGAAAATGACAGTCGTCTACAGAGACAACTCAACACACAACCTCGACGTGTACACCAAGGGAGCTACTGAATTTATGCTCCCCGCCCTCAACGTCACCGACCAGGAGCGAGAGGGTATCTTGCAGGCCGCGGAGTCGATGGCCAATGAAGGTCTTCGCGTACTCTGCATCGCCCACAAGACACTGCTTCCTGGTGCCGATATCCACGAACGTGCCGCGGTCGAAAGCGACCTCAACTACATTGGTCTTGTCGCTATCTATGACCCACCTCGCTTGGAGACCAAGGGTGCTGTCCGCGAATGCAAGGTCGCTGGCATCACCGTGCACATGCTTACAGGTGACCATCCGGGCACTGCTCGAGCTATTGCTCGTGATGTCGACATAATCAAcgactctacccctacctccGCTGTCATGATCGCTCGCGAGTTCGACGACATGACCGAAGACCAGATTGATGCAATGGAAACACTGCCTCTGGTCATCGCTCGGTGTAGCCCCAAGACAAAGGTCAAGATGGTCCAGGCTCTTCACCGTAGGCAGCGCTTCTGCGTCATGACTGGCGATGGTGTCAATGACTCACCCGCCCTCAAGCAAGCCAACGTTGGTATGGCCATGGGTAGTGGCAGTGATGTCGCTAAGGATGCCGCTGAGATGGTATTGACTGA contains these protein-coding regions:
- a CDS encoding P-type Na(+) transporter, which codes for MGETALPIVEETAPQETEPPIGGLNGLKNSHHQRQHQPNSDGASPPPLHAPHTLSFEEVAEALRVDINHGLSTTEAESRLGLYGPNKVKGAEGLSMWKILMRQISNSLTFVLIIVMAISFGIDDYIEGGVITAVILLNIIVGFWQDYRAEKTIESLKKLTAPEATVTRNGIPDQKVKAIDLVPGDIVQLNVGSIVPADLRLIDGVNAFTNEAFLTGESLPVEKTPNKKFDDADMATADRTNLAFSGSEMTSGRCRGIVVATAMDTEVGQIATMLRQKKDDKAQSQGFFAKLVWRFVNGLKTILGLVGTPLQITLSKFALLLFGLAILLAIIVFSASKWVVGGEVLIYGICVAVAVIPESLIAVLTITIAVGGKAMAKANVITRVQSAIEAVGGVTNICSDKTGTLTQGRMVSKKALIPGVGTFSVDGITDPYNPGSGQVSLDGQVLGLDAYRPDAVLARFLRTIALCNNSKVLPSQDTDLEIRSERKTGLDRYASDNKSETDSSTIESISRPPTAIFNNPTTGPWKAHGEPTEIALHVLASRFNMGKENLLDSLNVSLATEFSFDSTVKKMTVVYRDNSTHNLDVYTKGATEFMLPALNVTDQEREGILQAAESMANEGLRVLCIAHKTLLPGADIHERAAVESDLNYIGLVAIYDPPRLETKGAVRECKVAGITVHMLTGDHPGTARAIARDVDIINDSTPTSAVMIAREFDDMTEDQIDAMETLPLVIARCSPKTKVKMVQALHRRQRFCVMTGDGVNDSPALKQANVGMAMGSGSDVAKDAAEMVLTDDNFASIVKAVEEGRRLFDNIQKFLMHLLISNIAQVILLLIGLAFKDNDNHSVFPLSPIEILWVNLITSSFLAIGLGLEEKQEDSMYRPPHDVKAGVFSKELITDKFIYGFFMGALCLFSFAVVAYAGPGGGNLGSGCNEGFNDTCEVVFRARATTYTTITLLLLVTAWEVKHFARSLFNMYPNADQNVPRGLSVFPTLWRNRFLFFAVLAGLVMMFPIVYIPIINEKVFKHGSITWEWGVSFGCVVLYISAIETWKMIKRRLGIWSGAHKVISREDAEARAGLDVIAVPRMSEK